The proteins below are encoded in one region of Limnohabitans sp. 63ED37-2:
- the rimO gene encoding 30S ribosomal protein S12 methylthiotransferase RimO codes for MSEMTATASLPTSQPAPKVGFVSLGCPKALTDSELILTQLSAEGYQTSKTFEGADLVIVNTCGFIDEAIQESLDTIAEALNENGKVIVTGCLGAKTGEGGGNMVREMHPSVLAVTGPHATQEVMDAVHTHLPKPHDPFLDLVPGGFGEAGLKLTPRHYAYLKISEGCNHRCTFCIIPSMRGDLVSRPIGDVLKEAKALFEGGVKELLVISQDTSAYGVDVKYRTGFWDGKPVKTRMLELVQTLGEMAREHGAWVRLHYVYPYPSVDDIIPLMAQGLVLPYLDVPFQHSHPDVLRRMKRPASGEKNLERIQRWRELCPELVIRSTFIAGFPGETEEEFEHLLGFLREAQIDRAGCFAYSPVKGATANDLPGMLPEALREERRTRFMAVAEEVSIARLRQRLGATMQVLVDSAPAMGRRGGVGRSFGDAPEIDGVVRLLPPEKLSKTLKVGEFTRARIVSVEGHDLVGVPV; via the coding sequence CAGCCAGCCCGCTCCCAAAGTGGGTTTTGTCAGCTTGGGTTGCCCCAAAGCGTTGACCGATTCCGAGCTGATCCTGACCCAGCTGAGCGCCGAGGGCTATCAGACCTCCAAGACCTTTGAGGGCGCCGACCTGGTGATCGTCAACACCTGTGGATTCATTGATGAAGCCATCCAGGAGAGTCTGGACACAATTGCCGAGGCCTTGAACGAGAACGGCAAAGTGATCGTGACCGGTTGCCTGGGTGCCAAGACAGGCGAGGGCGGCGGCAATATGGTGCGGGAAATGCACCCCAGCGTGCTGGCCGTGACCGGACCCCACGCCACACAAGAGGTCATGGACGCGGTGCACACGCACCTGCCCAAGCCGCACGACCCCTTTCTGGATTTGGTGCCCGGTGGTTTTGGCGAAGCGGGCCTCAAGCTCACGCCGCGCCACTATGCGTATTTGAAAATCAGCGAAGGCTGCAACCACCGCTGCACGTTTTGCATCATCCCGTCCATGCGTGGCGACTTGGTCTCTCGCCCGATTGGCGATGTGCTGAAAGAGGCCAAAGCCTTGTTTGAAGGCGGCGTGAAAGAGCTGCTGGTGATCAGCCAGGACACCTCGGCCTACGGTGTGGATGTGAAATACCGCACCGGTTTTTGGGACGGCAAGCCGGTCAAGACCCGCATGCTGGAGCTCGTGCAGACCCTGGGCGAGATGGCTCGCGAGCATGGTGCTTGGGTGCGTTTGCACTATGTCTACCCTTACCCCAGCGTGGACGACATCATCCCCTTGATGGCACAGGGCTTGGTCTTGCCTTATCTGGATGTGCCATTTCAGCACAGCCACCCCGATGTGCTGCGCCGCATGAAGCGCCCAGCCAGTGGTGAAAAAAACCTGGAGCGCATCCAGCGCTGGCGCGAGTTGTGTCCCGAGTTGGTGATTCGCAGCACCTTCATCGCCGGTTTCCCGGGCGAGACCGAAGAAGAGTTTGAGCACCTGCTGGGCTTTTTGCGCGAAGCGCAGATTGACCGCGCAGGGTGTTTTGCCTACAGCCCGGTCAAGGGCGCAACGGCCAACGACTTGCCCGGCATGCTGCCCGAGGCGCTGCGCGAAGAGCGCCGCACCCGATTCATGGCAGTGGCCGAAGAGGTCTCAATTGCGCGTTTGCGCCAGCGCTTGGGCGCGACCATGCAGGTGCTGGTGGACAGTGCCCCAGCCATGGGCCGCCGTGGCGGCGTTGGCCGCAGTTTTGGCGATGCCCCCGAAATCGATGGTGTGGTGCGTTTGTTGCCACCGGAAAAATTGAGCAAAACCCTCAAGGTGGGTGAATTCACCCGAGCCCGCATCGTCAGTGTCGAAGGTCACGACCTGGTGGGGGTGCCGGTTTGA
- the rnr gene encoding ribonuclease R, which yields MYIKKVAPPSGLLEEIEGSVQGHRDGHGFLIRDNSESDIYLSPNEMRAVLHKDRVKVRIVRQDRKGRPEGRIVEIVERPEHPIIGRLLHEGGLWLVAPEDKRYGQDVMIPKGATGTAKPGQVVVVELTEPPALFGQPVGRVKEVLGEIDDPGMEIEIAVRKYSVPHEFSAGCLEQAKGLPDKVLAKDRKDRVDLRDVPLVTIDGEDARDFDDAVYCEPAKVGRGKGWRLLVAIADVSHYVQTGSAIDIDAYDRATSVYFPRRVIPMLPEKLSNGLCSLNPDVDRLCMVCDMLVNAKGDVHAYQFYPAVMHSHARFTYTEVAAILANTRGPEAAKRKERVTDLMNLQDVYRALLASRAVRGAVDFETTETQIVCDESGRIEKIVPRVRNEAHRLIEEAMLAANVCSADFIQQGKHPGLFRVHEGPTAEKKDILRNYLKALGLGMSISDEPHTSEFQKIALATKDRPDAQQIHTMLLRSMQQAIYTPVNSGHFGLAYEAYTHFTSPIRRYPDLLVHRVIKAILLERKYTLPSLPVPGEAHAKLSKRLEKSRAAKGDAPESSAPRVRMSAADQRAWEAAGLHCSANERRADEASRDVEAWLKCKYMREHLGEEYSGVVSAATSFGIFVTLDTLYVEGLVHITELGGEYFRFDELRQELRGERTGIRYAIGSRVQVQVSRVDLDGRKIDFRLVTAGDDLVPRAMRDKGLSAPTEGVRNKKRGAQDRRLADAERNRSPIQALKASVKKAAAKKKGARTTKPRR from the coding sequence TTGTATATCAAAAAAGTAGCGCCACCCAGCGGCTTGCTGGAAGAAATTGAAGGCAGTGTCCAAGGACATCGGGACGGTCATGGGTTCTTGATCCGTGACAACAGCGAGTCGGACATTTACCTGTCGCCCAACGAGATGCGTGCCGTCTTGCACAAGGACCGTGTGAAGGTCCGAATCGTGCGCCAGGACCGCAAGGGCCGTCCCGAAGGCCGCATTGTCGAGATCGTTGAGCGCCCCGAGCATCCCATCATTGGGCGCTTGCTGCACGAAGGTGGCTTGTGGCTGGTGGCCCCCGAAGACAAGCGCTACGGCCAAGACGTGATGATCCCCAAAGGCGCCACGGGCACGGCCAAACCAGGCCAGGTGGTGGTGGTCGAGTTGACCGAACCGCCCGCCTTGTTCGGACAACCCGTCGGTCGCGTGAAAGAGGTGCTGGGCGAGATCGACGATCCGGGCATGGAGATCGAGATTGCCGTGCGCAAGTACAGCGTGCCGCACGAGTTCTCTGCGGGTTGTTTGGAGCAGGCCAAAGGTTTGCCGGACAAGGTGCTGGCCAAGGATCGTAAAGACCGGGTGGACCTGCGCGATGTGCCCTTGGTCACGATTGATGGCGAAGACGCCCGCGACTTTGACGATGCGGTGTATTGCGAACCGGCCAAAGTGGGCCGGGGCAAGGGCTGGCGCTTGCTGGTGGCGATTGCTGACGTGAGCCACTATGTGCAAACCGGCAGCGCCATTGACATCGATGCCTACGACCGGGCCACCAGCGTGTATTTCCCGCGCCGCGTGATCCCGATGCTGCCGGAAAAATTGTCCAACGGCCTGTGCTCGCTCAACCCTGACGTGGACCGTTTGTGCATGGTCTGCGACATGCTGGTCAACGCCAAGGGCGACGTGCACGCCTACCAGTTTTACCCGGCGGTGATGCACAGCCATGCACGCTTCACCTACACCGAAGTCGCGGCCATTTTGGCCAACACCCGTGGACCGGAAGCGGCCAAACGCAAAGAGCGTGTGACCGACCTGATGAACCTGCAGGACGTGTACCGTGCCTTGCTGGCCTCGCGTGCAGTGCGTGGTGCGGTGGACTTTGAAACCACCGAAACACAAATCGTGTGTGACGAAAGCGGCCGCATTGAGAAGATCGTGCCGCGTGTGCGCAATGAAGCCCACCGATTGATTGAAGAAGCCATGCTGGCGGCCAACGTCTGCAGCGCCGACTTCATCCAGCAGGGCAAGCATCCGGGTTTGTTCCGAGTGCACGAAGGCCCAACGGCCGAGAAAAAAGACATCCTGCGCAATTACCTCAAGGCCTTGGGTTTGGGCATGAGCATCAGCGACGAGCCGCACACCAGCGAGTTCCAGAAAATTGCGCTCGCCACCAAGGACCGCCCGGACGCACAGCAGATCCACACCATGTTGCTGCGCTCGATGCAGCAGGCCATTTACACGCCAGTGAACAGCGGCCACTTTGGTCTGGCCTACGAGGCCTATACCCACTTCACCAGCCCCATTCGGCGTTATCCCGACTTGCTGGTCCACCGGGTGATCAAAGCCATCTTGCTGGAGCGCAAATACACACTGCCCAGCTTGCCTGTGCCGGGTGAAGCGCATGCCAAGCTCAGCAAACGGCTGGAGAAAAGCCGTGCGGCCAAGGGTGACGCACCCGAGTCGTCTGCACCACGTGTGCGCATGTCGGCTGCCGACCAACGCGCCTGGGAGGCTGCGGGCCTGCACTGCAGCGCCAACGAGCGCCGCGCCGACGAAGCCAGCCGGGATGTGGAAGCCTGGCTCAAGTGCAAGTACATGCGCGAGCATTTGGGTGAGGAATACAGCGGCGTGGTCTCTGCGGCCACCAGCTTCGGCATCTTTGTGACCCTGGACACTTTGTATGTCGAGGGGCTGGTGCACATCACCGAGCTGGGCGGCGAGTATTTCCGCTTTGACGAGTTGCGCCAGGAGTTGCGCGGCGAGCGCACGGGCATCCGTTATGCCATTGGCAGCCGGGTGCAGGTGCAGGTCAGTCGGGTGGACCTGGATGGGCGCAAGATCGATTTCCGGCTGGTGACGGCGGGTGACGATTTGGTGCCGAGGGCCATGCGCGACAAAGGCTTGTCGGCACCGACTGAAGGCGTGCGCAACAAAAAGCGGGGTGCCCAGGACCGTCGCTTGGCCGATGCCGAGCGCAACCGCTCGCCCATCCAGGCGCTCAAGGCCTCGGTGAAAAAAGCGGCCGCCAAGAAAAAAGGTGCCAGGACCACGAAGCCTCGGCGCTGA